In one window of Mytilus trossulus isolate FHL-02 chromosome 7, PNRI_Mtr1.1.1.hap1, whole genome shotgun sequence DNA:
- the LOC134725517 gene encoding geranylgeranyl pyrophosphate synthase-like, producing MSSETSKEQNNDDLTEQMLREPYKYICQIPGKQVRTKLAAAFNCWLNIPQDKLAIVGEVTQMLHNASLLIDDIEDNSKLRRGIPVAHSIYGVAHTINSANYIYFLGLQKVLMLEHPEATKVFTEQLLELHRGQGMDIYWRDSVVCPTEEEYNIMVIRKTGGLFGLAVRLMQLFSECKSDFKPLLDCMGLYFQIRDDYANLISKEYEANKSYCEDLTEGKFSFPIIHAIRSSPHDNQVLSIIRQRTTDHDVKKYCVDCLEKIGSFEYTKQTLIKLEERSLELIEQHGGNPILTSLFNELKKIYRNGN from the exons ATGTCCTCAGAAACATCAAAAGAACAGAATAATGATGATTTAACAGAACAG ATGCTACGAGAACCCTATAAGTATATATGTCAGATTCCTGGAAAACAAGTTCGTACTAAACTTGCAGCT GCATTTAATTGTTGGTTGAATATACCACAAGACAAATTGGCGATAGTTGGAGAAGTTACACAGATGTTACATAATGCTAGTTTATT AATAGATGACATTGAAGATAATTCCAAACTGAGAAGGGGTATACCAG tGGCACATTCCATATATGGAGTAGCACATACCATCAATTCTGCAAACTACATCTATTTCTTGGGTTTACAGAAAGTTTTAATGTTAGAACATCCTGAAGCAACCAAAGTCTTTACAG AGCAGTTATTAGAGCTTCACAGAGGACAGGGTATGGATATATACTGGAGGGATTCTGTAGTGTGTCCAACAGAAGAGGAATATAACATTATGGTTATAAGAA AAACTGGTGGTTTATTTGGACTAGCTGTAAGATTAATGCAGTTATTTAGTGAATGCAAAAG tgattttaAACCTTTATTAGACTGTATGGGTTTATATTTCCAAATAAGAGATGATTATGCTAATTTGATTTCTAAAGAG taTGAGGCAAATAAAAGTTACTGTGAAGATTTAACAGAAGGAAAGTTTTCCTTTCCTATAATTCATGCCATCAGAAGCAGTCCACATGACAATCAAGTACTAA GTATTATTAGACAGAGAACTACAGACCACGATGTGAAAAAATACTGTGTGGACTGTTTAGAAAAAATTGGATCTTTTGAATATACAAAGCAGACATTGATTAAACTTGAAGAAAG atCCTTAGAGTTGATAGAGCAGCATGGAGGAAACCCTATTCTAACAAGTTTATTTAACGAACTCAAGAAAATCTATCGAAATGGTAATTGA